Genomic DNA from uncultured Vibrio sp.:
AGCTTGGCATAATTTGTGCTACCAAGATAAAGAAGGTCTCACTGCGGCTCAAAGGCTCCAAGTTACTGACGCTCCTTTGACGATTAAACAGCTCCTATCCTAGCAGCCAGAATCATAAGGAGCCATGACGCTATCGATGAGATCTCTGATGATTTATGAAGTAGTACTTGATCTGCTCTCGTCATGAAATGCGCGCCTAACATTGCAGTTAGGTGTAAATTCCAGTTCGATAGTCATGGAAGTAAACGTTGGATAGAAGCAAAACTCAGCTAGAATATGAACTAGCACAGCTTAAAGAGCAAATTAGATCTCAACCTGAATCCACTCTGCGCAAAGCTGAGCAGTTACGTGTTAGAGCAGAACAAGTGTTGTTTATCGAAGGAGAGATCCAAGCCCTTCTTATCATGGCACACTGCTGCTGGTGCGCCATGGATTATTGTCAAGGGCTAAAGCTCATCAAGACTGCCTACGATAAGCAGATCCAGCTAGAAACCGATGAATACCTTCCAGAGATTCTCCACACATTCGCGCTACAATACTGGGGACAAGCCAAATATTTTTCAGCTCAGCAGTACTGGATTAACGCGCTCGAACAGTCCGCCCTTGTCGATAATATCGAAATCCAACTGGAATCACTGATCGGGTTAGGTAACGTTTGGCGTATCACCGATGAACTCAAACTTGCCGCATCAACCCATGAACTAGCCGTAAAAGTGGCAAACAACCTCCGTGTTTCCTGTCTGGAAGGCAAAGCCCGTATCTTACTCGCGTGGGATTACTACGTGCTGAAGGATTACGTCAAAATGTTGACTATTCTTGACGGCGCAACGGAAGCACTTAAAGATTATGATGATTCGACATGGCAAGCAGAAATATGGGACTTCAAAGGGCTAGCTTTACTGGGATTGGAGAGGCTAGACGCCGCAGAAGTTGCGACGCAAAAAGCGCATCAGATCGCGATGGAGCATGACCTCACATGGATGAAAGCGCATTCGTTCATCAGCAGGGCCCGTCTGGAACTTCTGCGTAACAATACCGAAAGTGCCACAAGGTTGTTGATTGCAGCAGAAGAGTCTGCGCGACATTTTGACAAGGGCGAGTTACTTAGTCAGATTTGCTACCAGCAGTCACGTGTTGCAGAAGAACAAGGTCACTTTGAAGTCGCATTCCACGCCTTCAAAAAATACCGAAAACACTCGCTTCAAATGCTAAAAGAGCAAAGGCATCAACTCAGTCAGGATAAAGCGCAAAGCTCCAAGCGCAAACTGGAGCAGCGCGCTCGTAAACTGATTAACCATATTCGTTCTCAGCATGAGTATGATCCTGAGAAGCACCTCTCTAACCTTGTTTCTGAAACCTACTGGTGGGAGCAGCTTGTTCTTTTCAAAAGTGAGCTTAAACAGTCAAATCATGCGATTATCATGATCCGTCACGCCGAACCGGCTTTTTTGGATGCCTGTACTGAACTCATTCACTCTTTAACCACACCAACCGATTTAGTGTCCCGTCTTTCTACTGACAGACTTGCGATGTTGATAGCGGACAAAGGTCAGGCTGCTGAAGCAATGTATAAGACGGTCCAGTCCATGATTAGAATTTACCCGTGGGAAAGGCAAGGTCTGAAAGGGCCACAACCCACATTGTATTTACAAGATATTCTGACTTTCCCGTTCACATTAGAGCAATTGGAAGAAAGCCATAGAGAGGTAATGAAAAATGGAACAATTGCTTAATAAAGTAACTCAGGCTGGTATTGACCCATCTTCTGTAACGGGTGAAGAAGCGGTTGCACTGTGGAAACATATTCGAGTACATATTGCAGAGACTCGTCTCGAAAAAGCACATTGCTATATTATCAGTGCAGAGTATCGCAGAGAGGTAAGACAGCTACACGACAGTATCGCCGAACTGAGACAAGCCCTGGAACATCTCAGCCTCCCAGAGAATGCGGACGATATTTTATCGGTCAAGTCGAGTTTGTGTGAACATCTCGTTGAGATCGGTGATTATGATTCAGCGATGGCTGTGTATGTTAAATCAACCAACATCGCGGTGGACTACGGCTTCATAGACGAATATGTGCTAGCCATCATCGGTATGGGTAACTTGTGTGATGCTTATGGTGATCACGAACGTGCACTACGTTTTTACAAAAAAATTGAGGCGATAGACCATGCGATCAGCAGCCGATCATTACGTTTACGCTACAAGCTATACATGCTCGCGTGTTATATCAATCTCAAACATACCGATCATGCCATGGAGTTACTCACTGAATGTGAAGAGCTCAGTATTTTGGTCAGTGATAAAAACCTCGCAGGTCAAATTCATCTTTACCGAGCCAAACTGCACCGATTGAACAATCACTATACCAAGGCGTTACTGTCACTATCTAATGTCCAGTATACTTCGGGTAGCTCTACAACGTTTTGGTTGTCTGCGATGGTCAAAATGGAAACGGCATACTGTCTGAATGGAAATGGTGATACCTCTTTAGCCAACTTAATGATGGATTCGGTTGAGAAGCGAATAAAGAGACATTCTTCCGCTATGCTTGCATGCAGTTTTTATAATGCGATGAGCAAAATTAGAGCTTCTCAGGGTCAGTTTGAACTCGCACTAGATTGCGAAAAACGTGCATTTCATATTGAATCGGAGTTGGTTAAGCGTATTCCTATCTGCGAGTTGGGCTCAACTCAGCTTCGTCGCTTAGATCGCTTTGAATTACAGCTCAAACTTATCCTGTCAGAGATTGAAAATAGAGAACTCAAAGAGACGACAAAACAACACAAGAACACCGTTGCTCAATTACAACAAGACGTCTTTACTGACCCATTAACGTCTTTGCACAATCGCCGCTGGTTAGAAGTGAAACTCAAAGACTTGCTGCTTCAAGAGACACGTTTTGCTCTGCTGGTGATTGATATCGACCACTTCAAGTCGATCAATGATGAACTGAGCCATTTAGTCGGTGACAAAGCCATCCAGAGCGTTTCTGAACATTTGTCTGAATACTTTAACTTTCCTGAAGCTTCGTGCATTCGCTTTGGTGGTGAAGAGTTTCTCGTCATTCTTGAAAACGACAAGTTAACGCATGCAGAGCTCCACGCAGACAACTACCGGGAGCGAATTTACCAATACAACTGGAATGACATTCTCGGTGAGCGCGGCTTGACGGTTTCGATCGGTATCACAGTTCACCGAGAAGGAGAAAATACGCAGCGTACCTTTTATCGTGCAGATAAAGCGCTTTACCGTGCGAAAGCCAATGGCCGCAACCAAGTTTGTACCGAGTTGTAAATCGTCTCCCGCTTTTGAACGACATAGCTGTAAATGTTTAAGCAATGGCCAATATAACAGCTACACAGCTCTCTGCTGTCCCTCCTAAGTACTGCAATTCTTTTCCATTCCTTCCCTTATAGGTCTATTACTTAAACAAACAGGATCCTAGTGCGCTAATTGAGCTGGGACAAAGTACCTTGGAGTCAACCGAGCATAAAAGTCAAAAACACTTGATCCATTTATATTTGTATCAAATACTTAAACAACTCATTTACGTAACTTTTTTCATATAGCAACGAGCACGGGTAAGTAAGATGTTTCTAGATTATTTCGCACTTGGGATACTCATTTTCGTGGCTTTGGTCATTTTCTACGGGATCATCGTCATTCACGATATCCCCTATGAAATCGCCAAAGGACGTGAACATCCTCATCAGGACGCCATTCATTACGCCGGTTGGGTGAGTTTGTTCACTCTCCATGTTTTATGGCCTTTCCTGTGGATTTGGGCAACATTATGGCGTAAAGAACGAGGTTGGGGCTTTAAACAATTAGAACAAGAAACACACGATATTCATCACCGCCTGGAAGAACTTATTGATGAAGTGACCGAATTAAAAAATGAAGTATCGGTTTTGAAGCAACAAACTCAGCAAAAACCGACCACTGACCTAAGTAAAGAGGAAAAATAATGGATTTATTGTTGATCCTGACTTATACAGCCTTCTGTATAGCGATTTTCAAAATTTTTAAGATTCCACTTAACAAATGGTCGGTTCCAACAGCAGTGCTAGGCGGGGTTGTACTGATAGGCACACTCGTGCTTCTCATGAACTACAATCATCCTTTTACGCAGATAGGTAACCAGATTTACCCGACAACACCTATCGTTTCTGGTGTTCGAGGTCGTGTAATCGAGGTGCCAGTACAACCTAACCAACCGTTAAAAACAGGCGATGTACTGTTTAGAATCGACCCGACGCCTTTTGAGGCCGAAGTGGCACGCCTTGAAGCAAAAGTGAAAGAAGCAAGCCAAGGGGCTTTAGGCTTGCAATCTGGTGTACAGGAAGCGCGAGCTAGTGTAATCAAAGCTCAAGCCGAACGTGACAAAGCCAAACGTGAGTATGACAGATACCAAAGAGGCTTTGATCGTGGCGCATTCACCGAGCAAGATCTGGATACTCGACGCCAAGAATACAAAGCCACAGAAGCGATGCTTGAAGTCGCACTCCAACAGCAAAAACAAGCACAAATCGCGCTAGACTCGGAAGTCGGTGGTGAAAATACTCAAGTTGCTCAATTGCTTGCCGAGTTACGCAAAGCCGAGTTCAACTTAGAGCAAACGGTGGTTCGTGCTCCGACTGACGGCTACGTAACCCAGCTTGCTTTACGCCCGGGCGTAATGGCAGTGCCTCTACCATTGGCACCGGCAATGACCTTTGTTCATACCGAAGACACCCAGTTCTACACAGGCGCATTTAGACAAAACTCGCTACAACGACTAGAGCGAGGCTTTGAAGCTGAGTTCATGTTCCGAGCAATTCCGGGCCGCGTATTTAAAGGAGAAGTCGTCGAGGTCATTCCTGCGATTGGTGAAAGCCAGTTCCAAGCTCGTGGAGCCTTGGTAGGTACAGAGGCACTTCGCACCAGTGGACGAGTATTCGTAAAACTCAAAATCACTGATGATTTAAGTGAATATCATCTCCCGATGGGTACCGCGGTTGAAGTCGCTGTTTACTCAGACAGCTTCCACCATGTTGCTATCATGCGTAAAGTGCTCATCCGCATGAAGAGCTGGCAAAACTATCTTTACCTCGACCATTAATACTTAGGCGATTAATACATGTTCAAAAGAGGAGCGAATATCCGCTCCTCTTTTTTATCGACCCTTCCGCGATAGACGTGACTTTACTCACACGACGTCTCAAATAGATCTCGTTCCAATCCCAATCCACTTGGTTGCTGCTAAGCTGTAAGAGACAGCAAAATTAGCGATAATTCAATGTAATGTAAGTAAATGACACTCAAAGCCGACTACTAAGCAGAGGCTCTCTATGAATTTTTCAAGCAAAACTCTCAGCGTTATTGCTACTGGTGCTTTACTCTACGGTATCGGTGGTTTACCC
This window encodes:
- a CDS encoding GGDEF domain-containing protein — protein: MEQLLNKVTQAGIDPSSVTGEEAVALWKHIRVHIAETRLEKAHCYIISAEYRREVRQLHDSIAELRQALEHLSLPENADDILSVKSSLCEHLVEIGDYDSAMAVYVKSTNIAVDYGFIDEYVLAIIGMGNLCDAYGDHERALRFYKKIEAIDHAISSRSLRLRYKLYMLACYINLKHTDHAMELLTECEELSILVSDKNLAGQIHLYRAKLHRLNNHYTKALLSLSNVQYTSGSSTTFWLSAMVKMETAYCLNGNGDTSLANLMMDSVEKRIKRHSSAMLACSFYNAMSKIRASQGQFELALDCEKRAFHIESELVKRIPICELGSTQLRRLDRFELQLKLILSEIENRELKETTKQHKNTVAQLQQDVFTDPLTSLHNRRWLEVKLKDLLLQETRFALLVIDIDHFKSINDELSHLVGDKAIQSVSEHLSEYFNFPEASCIRFGGEEFLVILENDKLTHAELHADNYRERIYQYNWNDILGERGLTVSIGITVHREGENTQRTFYRADKALYRAKANGRNQVCTEL
- a CDS encoding DUF3302 domain-containing protein — translated: MFLDYFALGILIFVALVIFYGIIVIHDIPYEIAKGREHPHQDAIHYAGWVSLFTLHVLWPFLWIWATLWRKERGWGFKQLEQETHDIHHRLEELIDEVTELKNEVSVLKQQTQQKPTTDLSKEEK
- a CDS encoding HlyD family secretion protein, which gives rise to MDLLLILTYTAFCIAIFKIFKIPLNKWSVPTAVLGGVVLIGTLVLLMNYNHPFTQIGNQIYPTTPIVSGVRGRVIEVPVQPNQPLKTGDVLFRIDPTPFEAEVARLEAKVKEASQGALGLQSGVQEARASVIKAQAERDKAKREYDRYQRGFDRGAFTEQDLDTRRQEYKATEAMLEVALQQQKQAQIALDSEVGGENTQVAQLLAELRKAEFNLEQTVVRAPTDGYVTQLALRPGVMAVPLPLAPAMTFVHTEDTQFYTGAFRQNSLQRLERGFEAEFMFRAIPGRVFKGEVVEVIPAIGESQFQARGALVGTEALRTSGRVFVKLKITDDLSEYHLPMGTAVEVAVYSDSFHHVAIMRKVLIRMKSWQNYLYLDH